The stretch of DNA aattgacattttaattgaaattttggtaataaaacatgttaataaattaaaacatttcataacatgcacccaccatttttattaacattttttcctatttaattcatttttttaattaaatattataataaattgattaaaactcttcataatacttaacacccaccaaattaattaaaatttcttcctatctaattaatttttgtaatataatatgttaataaattgattagatTTCTGTATACTATtaatacccataattttcattaacattttttcctatttaattcacctcttgagtttctcagcaatcaattatctaatttaataataccacaaaataaattaaaattaaaattaaaatatgggagtcTATGGTTGTGTGATGGCTATAAGACCTATAATACCTATGATAGTTTCTATTcacaatatttatttaaaatctattgcTCATTCGCCCATGAGTTCCTAAGTTGTGgattatattttatggtttaatttatttatttgattatagagagtatattgagtattattattgagtattgttgttgttatgtccaataaagtatattttaatttgttatgttattAGTATTATAAATCCtttgatttatatttaaattcatgttttccatttgatttaatttcaatgatttacatgtgacaatgttgaTTCGTTTGTGAAATTTTTGCCATGTTGATGTTTTACCTTTTggtcaatatattttttatatgaattttaaagcatcgtgaaatgtatgtgaatgcagataagacaaagcatcacgtgagtaatatgaagagggaagaaatataaaaggcacgaaactgaggtaaaatctatctatctatacaatataattaaaaggctacttaaaatatttaattttaattcacatggcATTTTTATaggggttatttcataacaataatccatcttattgctggtctgcaataatcactacatcctatcaataatcccaattaaatccaacctaaccaccataccttctaataacgaaccagctgatattttgtgatgtttatgtgtatcaaataaactaggtacttgattcatcacttgaaaatattacatataaacatcacatataccagctaggttgtccaaaaactatcaaatattccaacataaacttcACAAAATATCatctggttcgttattagaaagTCAGGTGCAGGTTGGCTTTAATTGCGATTATTAATAGGATGGAGTaattattgcagaccaccaataagatggattattgttatgaaataaccttttttatagaggttaatactaattcatctatattaattacttaattatttatttttatacaatattataaaaaggcaaaactatgtattaaaaagttaatcatctccaaaattgtcacatgcttataagtaccaaaaaaattaaaaaaaataatagttGCAATCACTAAAAAAACtaatataaactctttattttcctctcataaatttggttattaatctacctatttatttaactttaattcCATAAGATAATTAAAAAGCAAGCGATACTATCTACCATTATTATTCTGCATGTCACATTTTAATTTCGGAAGGTAACTTCTAAACCATTCTCATGCAAAGTAGATTgtgtaaaaaaataataataataaagcaaacctttcacattccatttctccttacACCATATTTATGTCTATGTTAGACTTCATAATACTGAGAAAAATCtataactctataatctaaataGAAAATCTATAATCTATAAATCTGATTAAAAGGCAAGGCAAACTATCTACCATAATctatatgtcatatttaattacatacgataatatcttaaaccactcttgtataaagtagattttgtaaaaaaaaaaattataattattagtaatcaagcaaaccttatacatttcatttctccttactccttatttatgtttatattaaatttcataataatgaaaaaaatgatgctcaaaactcaaaagtcatgaacgttgattcatatttatacttatattaaatttgataataatgaaaaaatgatgctcaaaagtcatgaacgcatcctcaattgtttatatatttttgttggaaggcaaaatttataaaccaaaattTTTCTCATCCCTATTGTTAGTAGAACTAAATGTGTCACTAATCTTCCTATGATTCTATTCCAAttaaggtaaatgtattaaggttttagattattaactaatttatttcttttttagtgCAAGTTCCATTGGTATTAGGTTTTAATCACATTTTTCAACTTCATCGTatgtatttgttttgttctcatttagggtctACCAAGATTTGTGGTGTTGACCTATTCAAAGGTTAACATACTTACATCTCTAATACTTCATTTCTATTCCCCCTTTCTTTCTCTATTTAAGAGGAAGTttaagttaataacgataatattgtataaaacaaatttcactgttttgttggttaattcgcactaattactgagttactttttttatagggacgattcattggagaaagaagactatatggagaagtaaaatattaggattgcttaaagaactatatattaaaaactaagtgtaagattgacgacatcaacgtgaacgagtaatagttttttagtttttttttcaactgtattttttattttggtatttgttgatttttttcatcattttacctttgaaaaaatagcactctttaatttatcgactttgatctttatgttaacatgtcAATGCTCGTATTTTTAGTACACGATCTATCATGAATTATTCATGAGGtaatcttactatgtgatttgaTTTTTTATAAAGTCTCAATTACTAGAAACATTAAAAACATTACCCTAAAAACAAAAtatcccgtgaaattcacgggccaCAAAACTAGTTATAAAATAAAAACTATATGCTTAAATTTATAATTCTTGTCCTAACTGTCACTTAATGATTATATggttatatataataataaattaattattgCAAAATGAGATAATGCTACCCACTTCGACTACCAATAAACTCTATATAAATTACACCAAGTCTTCCAAAATTTCTGATGTTTATACTTTCAGGTTGAAATTAACGTTTTTACAACCAATAATTacaaacaattaaattaaaacttagtaaTAAAAAAGAGAAAATGGGAGAAAAAGAGACAAAGAAATCCTCAAGTAGTAAAACAAGTTCTGTAAGTTCATCAACCGTCACCTCTGACGTGCCACCCCCAATGGCAGCTGCTGCCCCGTCGACTCCGCCGCCTCCGACTCCGTCTACTCCTCAAGTTGCTCCTCAGCCTACAACTCTTCCCACGGCTGTTGAAagtattacttttttttttccattattTTATACGAGTATTCGTAGTTTTTTTAGTTAACTTTAAATGGCTCGTTAAATAATACTCTCTCCTATTCAATCAGTTATTTTATAACGTGAGTACGTGAGAATTTAAGGTTTTAGGGTGAGTTTTTTAAGTTTTACTTAGAAAATTCACCTCAAAATCATATAGAACTCGGCtctgtaaaaccgtcttattcaaaACTTGTCGTATGTGTGTGTAACACTATGCTTTGCATGAATATATATTTTGATTGATTTAGCTTTAATGTTGTTTTGTCAACAGAGGTGGAAGATGAATGTGCTCACAGGAATAGAGATAGAGGTGAGTATAACACAAACAATGAATTTTTATGATATTGTTTAGACCTCGTAAAGTTAACCCGACCCGACACCGGACCTGAACGCTTATTGTTACACACTGATCATTATCcctaaataacttgataataattGACTCGAAACTGACCCGACCTGCTTGAATTCTTGCAAACCCGAATTAGACTCGACCTGAATTAACCAGACCAGACCTGGCAAAGGTTTGCCAGGTCTattatgattgttgttgttgtacaatAATAGAGTTTATGTAATGTTATGCTATAGATATTGCTCTACAACATGTTGAGACAGAAAAGAGGCTATCTTTTATCAAGGCATGGGAAGAAAGTGAAAAAACTAAAGCACTTAACAAGTGAGTTTGTTGTCGTTTTTCCGTCGTAAATTTATCATTCTACATGATTACCAGATGAACTAGTTGACATTTGCGTTACTCGTATATTGTAACAGAGCACAGAAAAAACTGTCAGCTCTTGATGCATGGGAAAACAGTAAGAAAGCTTCAATAGATGCTAAATTGAAGAAAACCGAGGTGCGTAAATTAACCAGTCTCAACTT from Silene latifolia isolate original U9 population chromosome 10, ASM4854445v1, whole genome shotgun sequence encodes:
- the LOC141607129 gene encoding remorin 1.4-like, yielding MGEKETKKSSSSKTSSVSSSTVTSDVPPPMAAAAPSTPPPPTPSTPQVAPQPTTLPTAVEKVEDECAHRNRDRDIALQHVETEKRLSFIKAWEESEKTKALNKAQKKLSALDAWENSKKASIDAKLKKTEEELEKKRAEQAEKLKNSVAQYHKEAEEKRAMVQAKKGENMLIIEEKAAKYRATGYAPKKFCGCMSF